In one window of Methanosarcina vacuolata Z-761 DNA:
- a CDS encoding glycosyltransferase family 4 protein has protein sequence MKILQVIQFFSSNHGGSAVVPYELSKNLQKRGHEVTVLTTDFQLNNDFIDSLEGVEVIPFHCQLSIGGLLVSPSINKYLNENIAKFDIIHMHNFRTYQNIIVYKYAKKYNIPCILQAHGSVSRIVEKKSLKYIYDVSCGNRLLKSVSNVIAVSNVEVNQYLQMNVPLEKVVVIPNGIDIGSFSNLPKKGSFRAKYHINQKHMILYLGRLHERKGIDFLIRSFAELLTEMDNVILVLAGPDDGHLNKAKSIVEELSLNDKVKFTGFISSAEKLEAYMDADVLVYPSVLEIFGLVPFESITCGTPVIVTDDCGCGEFIKKANCGYLVTYGDIIDLKYKIRQILENPDIGSKFVENGNKYITNNLTWPLICKKIETLYEDCIHKK, from the coding sequence ATGAAAATACTACAGGTCATTCAATTTTTTTCTTCAAACCATGGGGGTTCAGCAGTAGTTCCCTATGAATTATCAAAAAATCTTCAAAAAAGAGGGCATGAAGTTACAGTCCTGACAACTGATTTTCAACTAAATAATGATTTTATTGATTCATTAGAGGGAGTAGAAGTTATTCCTTTTCATTGTCAATTGAGTATAGGAGGCTTATTAGTTTCTCCTTCTATAAACAAGTACTTAAATGAAAATATTGCTAAATTCGATATCATCCACATGCACAACTTTAGAACTTATCAAAATATTATTGTTTATAAATATGCAAAAAAATATAATATTCCTTGCATTCTTCAGGCGCATGGCTCGGTATCTCGAATTGTCGAAAAAAAAAGTTTAAAATACATTTATGATGTGTCTTGCGGAAATCGATTGCTAAAAAGCGTATCAAATGTTATTGCTGTATCTAATGTCGAAGTTAATCAATATTTACAAATGAATGTCCCTCTTGAAAAAGTGGTTGTTATCCCAAATGGTATAGATATTGGTTCATTTTCTAACTTACCTAAAAAAGGTAGTTTTAGAGCCAAGTACCATATTAACCAGAAGCATATGATATTGTATTTAGGCAGGCTGCACGAAAGAAAAGGTATTGATTTTTTAATCAGATCATTTGCAGAGCTATTAACTGAAATGGATAATGTTATTTTGGTACTGGCAGGTCCAGATGATGGACATCTAAACAAGGCAAAATCTATAGTTGAAGAATTAAGCCTAAATGATAAAGTCAAGTTTACTGGTTTTATAAGTAGTGCTGAAAAACTCGAGGCATATATGGATGCTGATGTCCTGGTTTATCCCTCGGTTCTTGAAATATTTGGTCTTGTTCCATTCGAATCTATTACATGTGGGACTCCAGTGATCGTAACTGATGATTGTGGTTGTGGTGAATTTATAAAAAAAGCTAATTGTGGATACTTGGTAACATACGGGGATATAATTGATTTGAAATACAAAATTAGGCAGATACTTGAGAATCCTGATATTGGAAGCAAATTTGTTGAGAATGGGAATAAATATATTACAAATAATTTAACCTGGCCACTGATTTGCAAAAAAATAGAGACGCTTTATGAGGATTGTATTCATAAAAAGTGA
- a CDS encoding glycosyltransferase family 4 protein, with amino-acid sequence MLIDEGAYMVIKRKSICVITFPPMKAGLTPLSNLIDILTSSFKEIHLITGNDGYNYFTNNKYIHLYGIFHSQGTGKINRIKNYIFTQLKIAHVLLNIIGKIDVCIFFLGGETLTLPLIPAKLFNKKTVIILSGYSIKYEKNTLSKIVAKLCTINLNLADKIILYSPRLIDEWNLKKYSHKILIAPRHFLNFSNFKLNTEFTQRNDLIGYVGRLSEEKGILNFVKSIPLLLKQKPFLNILIIGDGDLKNNVKNYLSNNSLENNVKLVGWSSNEDLPKYLNLLKLLVIPSYTEGLPNVMLEAMACGTPVLATKVGAIPDIIKDEETGFLMENNSPECIAENIIRALEFPNLGNIATKSEKLVENNFTYEKAVERYSIIFNKI; translated from the coding sequence ATGCTAATAGACGAAGGAGCATATATGGTTATCAAAAGAAAAAGTATTTGCGTAATCACTTTTCCACCCATGAAAGCAGGGCTTACTCCATTATCTAATCTTATTGATATTTTAACTTCTTCTTTTAAAGAAATACATCTTATTACTGGAAATGATGGTTATAATTATTTTACGAATAATAAATATATTCATTTGTATGGTATATTTCATTCCCAGGGTACTGGCAAAATTAATAGGATTAAAAATTATATCTTTACTCAGTTGAAAATAGCTCATGTACTTCTCAATATAATTGGCAAAATAGATGTATGCATCTTTTTTTTGGGAGGGGAAACGCTGACTTTGCCATTAATACCCGCAAAGCTATTTAATAAAAAAACAGTTATTATACTTTCGGGCTATTCGATAAAATACGAAAAAAATACTCTATCGAAAATAGTTGCAAAATTATGTACTATAAACTTAAATCTTGCCGATAAAATAATTTTATATTCCCCACGTCTTATTGATGAATGGAACTTAAAAAAGTATTCTCATAAAATTTTGATAGCTCCTCGACACTTTTTGAATTTTTCCAATTTTAAATTAAATACTGAGTTTACTCAAAGAAATGATTTAATCGGGTATGTGGGTCGTTTGTCTGAAGAAAAAGGCATTCTAAATTTTGTAAAGTCAATTCCTCTTCTTTTAAAGCAAAAGCCATTTCTGAATATTTTGATAATAGGTGATGGAGATTTGAAAAATAATGTTAAAAATTATCTTTCCAATAATAGTCTTGAAAACAATGTAAAACTTGTCGGATGGAGTTCGAATGAAGACCTCCCTAAATATCTAAATTTATTAAAGTTATTAGTCATACCTTCGTACACAGAAGGTTTGCCTAATGTCATGTTAGAAGCAATGGCTTGTGGCACACCTGTACTTGCAACAAAAGTAGGGGCAATACCTGACATAATTAAAGACGAAGAAACCGGTTTTTTAATGGAAAATAATTCTCCAGAGTGTATCGCAGAAAATATTATTCGTGCTTTGGAGTTTCCAAATCTTGGAAACATTGCGACTAAATCCGAAAAGTTAGTAGAAAATAATTTTACTTATGAAAAAGCAGTCGAAAGATACTCAATAATATTCAATAAGATTTGA